From Panthera uncia isolate 11264 chromosome X, Puncia_PCG_1.0, whole genome shotgun sequence, the proteins below share one genomic window:
- the LOC125932286 gene encoding LOW QUALITY PROTEIN: tyrosine-protein kinase Fer-like (The sequence of the model RefSeq protein was modified relative to this genomic sequence to represent the inferred CDS: inserted 1 base in 1 codon; deleted 2 bases in 1 codon) produces the protein MAITRIRNEGLSHDDVTVGELLGKGTFADVYKGTLKDKTAVAIKTCKDDLSWELKLKFLQDAKILKQYNHPDIVKPIGVCTQIQPIYVIKELVPGGDFLSLLRKKDELKQLVKFSLDAASGWRISSKNCIHRDLAARNCLXGENNVLKISDFGMSRQEDGGVYSSSDLKQIPIKWTAPEALNYGRYRSESDAWSFGILLWETFSLGVCPYPGMTNQQAQEQVERRYWMSVSQQCPERIYKTMLKCWDYKLENHPKFSELQKELPSRRKSYSDETVPDSAFRTLSSGRVIFSSYYPCVYTTLPRTFS, from the exons ATGGCCATAACTAGAATAAGAAATGAGGGTCTCAGTCATGATGATGTCACAGTAGGAGAATTACTGGGCAAGGGAACTTTTGCTGACGTATAT AAGGGCACATTAAAGGATAAAACTGCTGTTGCCATTAAAACATGTAAAGATGATCTTTCCTgggaactgaaattaaaatttttacaagaTGCCAAAATCCTCAAGCAATATAATCATCCTGATATTGTCAAACCTATAGGAGTTTGCACACAAATACAGCCTATCTATGTCATTAAGGAATTGGTTCCAGGAGGCGACTTCCTCTCCCTTCTGAGAAAGAAGGATGAACTAAAACAGTTAGTGAAATTTTCATTAGATGCTGCTTCTGGATGGCGAATTTCGAGTAAAAATTGTATACACAGGGACCTTGCTGCAAGAAACTGCC GAGGTGAAAATAATGTTCTGAAAATCAGTGACTTTGGAATGTCTCGTCAAGAGGATGGTGGTGTGTATTCATCTTCTGACTTAAAGCAGATTCCCATTAAATGGACAGCACCAGAAGCTCTTAATTATGGGAGATATCGTTCTGAGAGTGACGCATGGAGCTTTGGCATCCTCCTCTGGGAGACCTTCAGCTTAGGGGTCTGTCCATACCCTGGAATGACAAATCAGCAAGCACAAGAGCAAGTGGAAAGAAGATACTGGATGTCAGTCTCTCAGCAATGTCCAGAGCGTATTTATAAAACAATGCTGAAGTGCTGGGATTACAAACTTGAAAACCACCCCAAGTTCAGTGAACTTCAGAAAGAACTGCCATCAAGAAGAAAGTCGTATAGTGATGAAACAGTGCCAGACTCAGCCTTTAGGACTCTATCTTCCGGCAgagtaatattttcttcttattaccCATGCGTTTATACCACATTACCCAGAACATTCtcctaa